A single region of the Brassica rapa cultivar Chiifu-401-42 chromosome A03, CAAS_Brap_v3.01, whole genome shotgun sequence genome encodes:
- the LOC103861031 gene encoding cadmium-induced protein AS8 isoform X2, translated as MVVMIIKGIFRRYEKWNPVHPTYGAFWGMGIGIGCGVGWGPGFGPEVIGYVGAGCGVGFSVGITLAGLGIGLPTNLLLAAPYNTVEATRKGAIKLFGNSLSIDGWSDVMPQFVGLKRQVSEMCSGFNKKPPLLDDAVDLKSLPLFIPHDCGSSGIHLLYMRKGLKDKKRGDSSAM; from the exons ATG GTGGTGATGATCATCAAGGGTATATTCAGGAGGTATGAGAAATGGAATCCTGTTCATCCTACTTATGGAGCCTTTTGGGGAATGGGTATTGGCATTGGCTGTGGCGTCGGATGGGGACCTGGTTTTGGCCCTGAGGTCATTGGCTACGTCGGTGCTGGCTGCGGCGTTGGTTTCAGTGTTGGCATTACGCTCGCTGGTCTTGGCATTGGTCTCCCCACAAACCTTCTTCTTGCAGCTCCTTATAACA CTGTAGAAGCAACTAGAAAGGGTGCTATTAAGTTGTTTGGTAATAGTCTTTCAATTGATGGGTGGAGCGATGTTATGCCTCAGTTTGTTGGGTTGAAGAGACAAGTCAGTGAGATGTGCTCTGGTTTTAACAAGAAGCCTCCTCTCTTAGATGATGCCGTTGACTTGAAAAGTTTGCCTTTGTTCATTCCACATGATTGTGGAAGCTCTGGGATCCATCTTCTCTATATGCGCAAAG GTTTGAAAGACAAGAAACGTGGAGATTCATCAGCTATGTAA
- the LOC103861031 gene encoding cadmium-induced protein AS8 isoform X1 → MVVMIIKGIFRRYEKWNPVHPTYGAFWGMGIGIGCGVGWGPGFGPEVIGYVGAGCGVGFSVGITLAGLGIGLPTNLLLAAPYNTVEATRKGAIKLFGNSLSIDGWSDVMPQFVGLKRQVSEMCSGFNKKPPLLDDAVDLKSLPLFIPHDCGSSGIHLLYMRKGTFHCLYVYFSINVLKLFSICFLVIDKTYCCLKNRSFCLLGQSG, encoded by the exons ATG GTGGTGATGATCATCAAGGGTATATTCAGGAGGTATGAGAAATGGAATCCTGTTCATCCTACTTATGGAGCCTTTTGGGGAATGGGTATTGGCATTGGCTGTGGCGTCGGATGGGGACCTGGTTTTGGCCCTGAGGTCATTGGCTACGTCGGTGCTGGCTGCGGCGTTGGTTTCAGTGTTGGCATTACGCTCGCTGGTCTTGGCATTGGTCTCCCCACAAACCTTCTTCTTGCAGCTCCTTATAACA CTGTAGAAGCAACTAGAAAGGGTGCTATTAAGTTGTTTGGTAATAGTCTTTCAATTGATGGGTGGAGCGATGTTATGCCTCAGTTTGTTGGGTTGAAGAGACAAGTCAGTGAGATGTGCTCTGGTTTTAACAAGAAGCCTCCTCTCTTAGATGATGCCGTTGACTTGAAAAGTTTGCCTTTGTTCATTCCACATGATTGTGGAAGCTCTGGGATCCATCTTCTCTATATGCGCAAAGGTACATTTCACTGTCTATATGTTTATTTCTCTATTAATGTTTTAAAGCTCTTCTCTATCTGTTTTCTTGTCATTGATAAGACATATTGTTGTCTTAAG AATCGATCATTTTGTTTGTTAGGACAAAGTGGATAG